The DNA segment CCaccattttagtttttttagtcttttaccattttttgttctatatatacaattattttctccttatactacatattctattattttttgcttgaatttcatttatgcaactagtcctttttgtttttgttattgaaaattaagcctatggatTCTACTTCCAcctcaaaattttagaactaaaaaacgtgtttttgtttttggaatttagctaagaattcaatcattgtacttaaaaaaaatgcaaatcatggtaagaaatataaatgaaataagtttaattttaaaaaataataataaaaaaataattactaaactgatcctaaatgtataatattttgaaacttagataCTAAAccgaaactaaactcaaaatacagaacaaaagttgttttctaaaaaagaaaaaaaacgaaCAAAATTCTATTCTAGGGTTTCTCTGGTTCAAGTTCTTCCAACTTCCGCCAAACCTTCTTCCGGAGATCTTGTGGTCATCCAAGCAGCAATGGTAATTTCTCTTCTTTCGATTCATTGGCGCGTTAAGTTGTCGATTATCTGTGTTTCTCCGTTAAGAATTCTCTCTGATAATTATTCACTTTATTTGTTCGTATTTTTCTGTTGGACATGCTTTATCTTTGTTCTTACTATTGGAAACTAAATTGTCTTCTTGAATAATTTGAGgattttttcgtttttttaaatattaagttcTTTCCCATTTTATGATTTATCGTCATGATTCGAGTTTGCTGTTAAGTTTTCAATGGGCACTGGAACATTGCATTGTTAGTTTCTGATTGAAGACAACCTGAGAGATCGAGCTTGTGTTACCATTTTCCCCCCATTAAGAGTAAGAACTGAAATTGGTGACATAGTATTACCCATACAGCGTAGCTTGTAGCTACGAAAAAGAGAATGCAATAGGTCTTAGAATTTGTAAATGTATCACGAGTCCCAACTCACAAGTATTTTGGTTTTGAGTTTTATCTTTCACAACCGTGTTGAACTCCAAAGGTGGTTATTATCTGTAGGATTTTAGTTGTCATGACTGTCTGATAGACTGATAGATTTCATGATGCTCTATAAAAGGATTAAGTGTTTTCCGATGCAATTTGCTTGTATTCGAAGTATGGGGGTAATTCATATTGTTGGACTATGGAAATATGCCAAGAGATCGGCAGGAACCGTGCTGCTTGCTCTGTTGCTTAGAAGTTTTCGTCGCGCTTTGTTACGTAATTCATATACACCTTTATGCATTTCTCGATACTTCGAGATCCAAATTAGTTGGTTTCATTTACCCCCCCATGCCCACATTCCTGCTCTAATATCCTTGGATTTCTTACAATGTATGGAAAATGAAATGCTTAAAATTCTTTTGGTGAAATTAGACtatttcattcatattcattggataagaaaagttttaaactcgTGTCTTTCTTTTCTTCACAGACAAAGAGAACCAAGAAGGCAGGCATTGTTGGAAAATATggtaaatattttgaaatttcgaTTTATGATTTATAGTTTCGTATCTTGTACGTACATAACCGGTTTCTGCAGAGAATGCTTGTTTTTCCATTATTGTTTCCCATTATCGTTATTCTGCATCTAGTCCATTCTGAAGCCATTTACTTCTTATTCTTCCATAGGTTGTATATGCAATCCAAAGAATGTTCAATTAATTTCTTGGTTCTTACAAAAACTATCCTAATCTCCTGTCTGAGCTGTATTTTCATGCAGTAGTTTTCCTGAGTTTTCATCTTAGAAAAGTCATCCTTTAGGGGTTGTTTGGGGCGATGAAATGATATAAGATGTGGAGAGTTCTGATGTCTGGGGAGTTCTAATGTCTTGAGAGTTCTGATCGAGTATGAACGATCGAATATAATCGTGTATGTTCAagcactgagatgatatacgaTACACGGAAGGAAAATGACGGTGAGAAACAAAACACATTCTGAAAATGGgcccacaaacaattaaaatgggTGAGATAGGATAATGGGCCTCCAAACACTGAGATGCTATAGGATGTGGGGATATACCATCTCATTTTGGACCCCCAAACAGCTCCTTAAAGATTTAGTAATAAGtaacaaaaattatttgaatcaaAGAGTGAGAAATGTCTTCCGTAGAAATCAAACTAATAAAGAATTGCTTTGTCTGGGATTGATTATGGAAGTGATCTGTCAATATGTGTCAAATATATCCATAAATCGAAGGGTTCAACATTGATTTTAAGGATGAATCGATATCTCCCATACATAAAATCTCATCTATTAATTCCAATATAAATGTTAATACTAATAACAAGATGTACAACTTAGTCGGaagaaaaataacttaattattaatctaattaactgttaaaaaaattattcacaGAAATACCTAccgttaattatattttattgatatgtACATTGCTATACATGGCACCGTTAATTGATGGTTTTGGTAGTAAAATTATTACCTTAAAATGTTAAGTGAAATATGGCATGATATACATCAATATCATCAACAAACCATATTGCTTGAGTCATGAAGATCTCTCTGCattctattttcttcttcttctcttaacTTTCGCTGGCAACAGGTACCCGATATGGTGCTAGTCTGAGAAAACAGATCAAGAAGATGGAAGTCAGTCAGCACAGCAAGTACTTCTGTGAGTTCTGTGGAAAGGCAAGTAGTTGTCCTCTCTTTTTACCCCAAGTTTTAATTTCTTTGTCACTTGTTCATGTTCCAATTATATGTTTCCCCATTGCAGTATGCAGTTAAGAGAAAAGCAGTTGGAATTTGGGGCTGCAAAGATTGTGGTAAAGTGAAAGCTGGCGGGGCCTACACTCTCAAGTAATGCtacgttttttaaaattttctttggtcctttttttttctttttattattgttattgttatataaatataggctaaattttaaatttggtttttatgatttggagaaagttagaatttagacaAATGGTTTGATAAAATCCTCATAAAGAGATATTGCACAGGGATCGGTTTTACTGAACTATAGAGACCATTTATGATGTTCTATCAAATCataaggactaaattctaactttgtTCAAATCATAGATACCAAATTTACAAACtaacaataaatatatttgattttgatgTTATTTTTGGTACCTTTGACAGCACTGCTAGTGCCGTGACAGTGAGAAGCACTATTAGGAGGCTGAGAGAGCAGACTGAAAGTTAAGCCATCTTCATTTGCACATTTTCACCCCTTTTTTCCGAGGAAAAAGATTGCTCCCTCTCTACTTCTCTTCATATCAATGTTGTGGGAATTAGTTATTTAAAGTTAATTGAAACTGAACTGAaccttttctttatttcttataCTGTTGGCCACTTTTCTATTGATGGTCAATGGAGTTTTGCTCAAGTTTACGTATTAGTTCTCTGCCTTTGTTTACAAAACCTTTTTCAGATTGCTAGGAGATTGTGTTATTGTCCACATCATAATTGTTTTTCTAAATTCGTGATTTTGAAGTTATAGGTTTAGGCTCTGAACAGTtaagttaatatatataattcttgAATTCGTGAAAGTGCCTACTAGGTCTGTTAACTTTCATTATTTCATCTACTTTAAATTGATGTCTAATAAGCACTCGGGAAAGTGTCTACTGGGTCCTTTTCTTAAAGTTCAAGACACAATAAAGTGCAAGTTTTATGGGGCTTAAGctcaagttaaaaaaaaaaggtgagttttttttttcctgagtCGTGCTATATATTAAAGTACTACATTAAGAAGAGAAAACATACTTGCAGTGGAAATATGACAAAAAAAGATcactaaatctaataaattttgcatttagactcagttaaattgatttttttatttgataaagAAGGAAAATCCTAATTATTACTATCTTACTAAGGTTTAGAGCTTTGAGACTTGGGCTCAAAAAAGGTGTGCACTTTGACCTATGCCTTGAGCTTAAGTGCGTGCTTGGGAGGGTTTTTAAAATACTGCCTATTATAccgaaaatttgattttatattagtatatttttatgtaatttgaatatattaaagatttattagacacaaaattaaaaattatggaTCAACTTTGTTAGTTTAAAGAATtgataaacaattttttaaagtttacctTGCAAGTTTGAAAGTTTAAATCGAAAATTAgtcattttatataatttatttatattatgttttttttttttttgaaaaaagaaatattggTGGTagggttatttatttatattatgtgtTTTCAATACTTGTTCTAAATGTAAGGTTTTTGTCCTTTTCCCATGTAAGTTCTTGATATTGAAGAATTGGCATAAGTTCATGGAATATTTGATCGTGTTTCCAAAGACTTTTccccaaaataatatataataataaaactgaTCTAATATGATCAATTTTCACAACTTTAGTTTCTGTCAAGGGAGGAGAAGAAaaccttcaatttttttttttttttaaaaaaaaattatggttgTCATTGAACATGttgaaaaaacaataaattctGACTATAAAATCTAAGAGCTTATTTGgtagagaatttgaaaataaaaatttgaaaacattgaattcaatgaaaatatggttatatttcatgttttcaaatatgtattTAGTAGTAGATTCAGGAAttagattctaatttaaaccATTGTTTTAAAGGTATTTGgtattatatatttgtaaatcataaaactagtaGTTACCCATTGATATttagttgacaataaactagttctctttttttaaaaaaaaaattatgattatgatttatattaaaaaatttatataattattgttttgtaatattatatatatttgtaatacattacataatgcatattatactttttaaaaaatgaattggattcataactTGAGACattgtatttataaatatttttatctttatttaatataattctacactttaaaatttaaatttcaaaatctaatcacagaaaaatagttttcagaAACAAAATTCGAGTTGTTTGCCAAACACCTATTTGTTAAACTCAAGTAAATCTAAAAACATACAACAAAATCCAACAGACcccaaaaaattatttgaacacTGAGTTCACTAGTTAGTAATGAGGTGTAATCTATTTTAGTATGAATTATAGTAATGGTAAATAGATAATGAGTATTCAAATAGTTATAGCTAAGTACTGAGTTATAGTAATGGAGAATTTGGATTATTACAATGAAAGGTCCAAACAAATGAGTGCACAAGTACCCCTAAAGCGAGGTAACAGCACCACCATTCATTTGATGCCATGATCTAACTTATTGAAATTTAGAATAAGATTCCATCACTATTTGGAGCAAATATACTTTTATTATCTTCGGATCGAACGTTTGGAGGAATGTTTGGAGCAGTGGAACAAGTCCAATGACGACACCAAAAGAGGTGGATGTCCATCATTTAAATCAATGATACATGTTAAATCTCATGTGAACATCACAAAAGTGGAatctctaaaattaaacaaatcgtAAAATAACtcgagaaaaatgaaaaacgtaaCCTAGTGAGTCACTATTTAAACATAGCTTATCTGGTTAAAGCATTTTTAGTAACTATTCTAAACAAAATATAACAGAGAGTACATTTTTGACTCCACACTAACCATTGTTAACTATTCGTATTGTGCCTATTCACTATGAATTGCTCATACCAAACAAActctaaaaaaagaataaaaatacaaGGCATTGTGACAAGCTATATTTCAATTGTCATGAATAAAACTGTTTGATGCAGAAACAAATTAAACAAGACAACAATCTCCATAACCTACCAAAAAGAgttcttcctttttcctttttttttttttttttttttttttttgtggggtGGGGTGGGGGTGGGGGGTGTGTTCTAAAGAAGCTCACCAAATATCGAGCCATCATGAGAATTGGAGTCTCCATTAATCCATTCACAAGGGGTAAGACGAATGCTTCATTCTAACATTCCAAGGCAGATAAAGGGGAAGAAATCTTCAtcattattattctcaaaagaGGCATCTGTTACACTAATTCTCAAAGCAGCAAACAGAGATGTGCTCATAACTCACCCAAGTGAATGCTTCAAAGTTTCAGCCTTCATGGCTTGTGGATCTTGAATCCAAATACTCTCGGCACGTAACTCTGAATGGCTTTTTGTGGCTTATGGTGTCCATATGTCATCAGGAAGAGGTGAGGAAATGTAGTTCCAAAATAAGCTCCATCAATGTCTATAAAgagttaaagaaaaaaactgaTGACGTAAACCATAATATGAGCCTGTCAAGAGACTCAAGACTGCTGTTCATCTTATCTTAGAGTAAATTCTTATCATTCACAACATATAGTCTTAAATGCAAGTCAGTGATAGAAAACAAGTAATGTATAGGCATAAAATGCATGTGTACGAATTATGGAAATCGAGTTACTTcagtttcaaataaaaataaacatgacTCAACTGTAATTATTCATGTCTAATCCACAAACTACCATTTCCTATTGCTCAAAGTCAATCCGCTATCACATCCTCCACCAAGAGGAGGTGGTAACACAGACATTTGTCGTTTGGACTATTCACTTGaatttgtataaatttattataaatgcCATTTTTATACCACAGAAGCTTTTAAAATGTGGCCAACACCATATGATTCTACTTTGCATTTTCAATCATGTCACATTTCCTTTTCAAATAGTAATATGTTCCCATCATCTATCAAGTGATTCAAGTCCAAAGGAACATGACTTAAAGTGAAAACTAACCTTTCAAGAATAACTCCCCCGTAAGACCAAGTACTAATGAGGGTATTCTCttgttcttcttccttttagTAAAAAACCAAGCTTTCAAGAACTAATTAATAAGGATATCTCATCTATCAAAAattatctataaaaaaaatttcaataaactcaactatgcgatcatgatCACTAGGATGATTATAAAGCATTAATTTGCATGAGGCTTTTTGGTTTCGGTGAAGCATCGAGTTAAAAGACTTTAAAGGAGTTGCTTTTCTCAAGATGATTGTAAGTTATCCTCATTAAGGGTGTATTGCAATTATCAGTGATTGCCCTATTACCCATGCTAATATTGCCTTAAAATCTGTGGTACTTCTGAACCCAGGAAGTGTGAAGGCCATTTTGGATTTATCGAATTACGAATTCCCACTTATCATCCCAATTACATTACTGAATTAAAGATGTTAAGCTTGTAGTCCTTAAAGTGCTTAAAAATGCAAAAAACAAGGTTAGGAGCCTGCTGCAATCTAAATCTCTGGTCTCGAGACATATTTTGTTGATGTGGTGTGACGTCAAGCTGACACGTCGGTTTTGAAAGATATATTTAATGGTTGATGGTCAGTTCCTGGTTAGCTTTAGGAGGATTGAAGTAGCTATTATAAGTGTTTTGTGGAGCCCTTAATTGTAGCTTCAGCTTCCGTTAATAACCTCTCAAAGTTTTTCAGGCAAAGTCATTGAAAAAACTATTTGTTGTTGATAAAGTTTTGCATGTCTATTCTCTTTATGTTGTAGTTGTCTCTAATTTCCTGTTATTGTATTTCTTCCTCGTCTTCACTAGCTACCCGAGTTTGTatccattttttcctttttattacaTCAATGAGaagttttttgtttaaaaaaagaaaaagtaagttAACATATGTACAACGTGCATGCAAGAAGTTGAACATATGATCATAAAAATTAAGGATACTACCTTGAAACTTCGACCGAGGATAATAAACATCCTCACATCTTGGACAGTATATCTTAACGGTGCCTGCTCTAGGAATGTCTGATTGACCAACAGGAAGACAGGGCTGTCCACAGCAGTAAACTCTAGGACATCTCCCAAAGTCATAATTCTTGAATTTGTCCAGCTGTGAAAATCATAATGGGTTATTCTGACCACTGGCAGCATATATATGGAAGACCCAAAAGAAGATTCTCACCATAGCAGCCATTCCTTTACTCGTCAATATGTATCTCGCATGAATTAGACCGTAAAGCATTTCAGCTGCAGATTCAATTAGTTCATTCTGTTCCTCTGTAAACATATCACCTGCACATTTCACCCATTCCAATTGATTTCTGACTACCGACACCCAAACGGGAGATTGAAGATAAAATACCTCATAGGAGAAATTAGAAAATGGATACTGTAAATAAGCCCAAAGGACAGATTAATAACTATTgtagaaaatataaacaaaccACCATGGATTGGGCATGGTTAGCAGTCATTGGggcaaggaaaaaaaagaaaaggcaaCGGAATTAGAAAGAATGAGGTAAAACCATGGTGGCCACCAGCCTAAATTCATACCATGGTAGCCATCAACCAAGAATTTAATTCTCCAGAAGTTTTCTTGGTATTAAATATAGTAGAAACAAACAGTTGTTCCATGAGATTTCTCAAGGTACATGCTAGCTTGCCCACGCATTAATGGATATtagatagagagagaaaaggaagaagaagaatacgCACAACTAAAGGTTTCATCTCCAAAGAGCACGCCTACCAGGCACTTTTAgatttatgtatttattaaaGGAGATCTTCTCAGTAAATGATTGCTTTGATATGCATATGCTTGAATAAAGCAAGGCAGGACATCTCAGAGTACTTAAAAATGCATTAACCATACCATTAGAGGACTCAACATCCAGAATCAAATCAAGGGCATAATCATAGTATGGAACTTGGCTGCTTAACCCACAAAGGTTAAAGTCATCTTGTATATAATCATCATCCACTTCACAAAAGAATTCGTTTCCTCGCAGATTACAAAACCATGAAATCCAAGATGTATCATCACCATCAGATCCACTAACATCTGACTCTTCACTGTCAGTCTCAGATTCCTCTGCAATTAAACCAAAAGAATGTAAGTCAAGAAGATGAACAAACTATAACACAATcatattgtaattaatttataaagaaaattttaaatcacaTTGTAACTAACTTATATAGCAAATTTTATCTCACtcttaaaaacaaaacaatcagACAAAGAAAATAAGAAGTTCTGAATAATTTTTCTCTGCAAGTCAATTATGCCTGTTGTCAATTGAGTACTTAGCAATATGCTATTTGTACCAGTTTCATAGTAGAGAAGAAGGGTGAAGATAGCAAAAAGTTGGAGAAGGTTATTGGACACCAAATTACAGCATATATTAGATTATGTCACAAAAATTCACATAAACGtttagggtgtgtttggaatacTTACAATGATGAATGAAATATCCAAAAGAGATACAAAATGCAGGCCTATTAATAGGGAGTACGGAGGAGCAATCAAAGTGCAGAAAGAGAGATATTAACAGGACCCATAAATAGGGAGTTCAATATAAGTGTGCCCGCCGTCCCCCTTGTTAAAAAGAACAATGAGGAAAAGAGCTACAAGATGAAGAATGTAACATTAACATTATTGTTTGTTGAAGTTcatctttcattttgaaaacaCCAGCAGGCACACGCATATTGAATTTTGGGCGTATTATGACTTAATTAGACTATATAAACAATGTAGCACAGAGATCCTTCTCAaccaaaacaaaatttacaaaatggAAGGCAGTCATTAAGATGATTAGAACAATAATGATGActataaaattgaataaaactgCCACTGTCATGAGAAGCATACGCCATTGCTAAAGTTAGTGATGAAAACCATTCTTCCATAGGCACAAGGCCTAGAAATGCTGATATCAGTTAACACAACACACCTGAACATCAAACTCTTAACCATCTAAACATAGGAATGCTCTATCGGATCCTTGAATACTCAAAAACGGCACACAAGAGAAAACACGGGAAAAACAAGAAGGTAGGTCAAATTAGAGATATGCATAACTTGCACACACAGCTTAAAAAAAACCCAATTAAAACTTGAACCAAAAACGAGAGAAAAAAACAGCTGAAACTAACAAGAAGTCGAATAGTAACCCAGAcaagaaaaatcaagaaaaataaacaaacaaaacccaaaacaaagaggaaaagaagaaccCACCAGAGCAGTTGGTCTTAGAGAGAGACGCAGAACGAGAGTCTCTCTGATCAGACAAGGGCTTCGGCATTAACAGCGACTGAGGCGCGGAGGGCTTATTATCCTTGCCGTTAATGACGGTACGAGAAGTGGAGGGCGAGGATCGCTCGAGCTGTTTATCGAGAGCGTCGTTGATGCGCTTTCGATCGATGGGAGTGACGTCCAACTTGGAGGCGCCGGTGCCGGTGCCGACGCCGCCAAGCGTAGGACGGTCCCGGTGCATCGCCGGCGGTTGAAGGGACGAAAAGGGGTGGAAGAAGAGGCTAAATCTGTGAGAGAAACATGCCCAGAAAGAGAgaatgaagagaagaagaagaagaagaagaagaagaagaagaagagagaattgCTAAAAGGAAtctgagagagaagagaagaatgaGTGAAGGAGCAAAGAAGGCATTATCTGCAGAAATGGTGTTCTCTCTCTTAATGGATTCCAAAAACCTTAACGAAGAATGACACAGCGACAGAGAAGGGCGACGATTAAATCTATAAAGTTTGCTATACGGTTGACGATTAATCGGGAGTGACAACTCGctacctttttccttttttcttttttttcccgttaaattattgaaaattattgatatgattttttgtattttatttcaaaaatatctcAAGTTTTAAGACTACCTtcacatttaaatataactATAATTCATTTTAtgaattacaaatatatattatcaaacatattttgaagaagattttaatttttatttgctACCATATACATatctaaaaatatgaaatacaaccttcttttctttcaatatcttgttttcaaatttctgtTTTCATATTGCCTACCAAACATGTTCTTAGTATTTTATTTCAGTATCAAATTTTTTGTTAATATTATTCAACTTTAAAAAGATGTTAAAAGATTGTACCCTTAGTATAGGTATCGGGAAGAAAGTTGTTCACACTTCATTTCAAAAATACATCTGAATATTTAGAAGTTGCATTAATACCTTAGGAGTTGAGCTCTAATTTGGAATAGGTTGACTGGACTATAATAGCTCACCCAATGTTTGAGTGTGTTAAGAAAATGAGGGTAAGAGTTATTTTAATCTCCATTTTGCTACAATATAACTATTTACAACTCCAAGATTAAAATAACAAACTTTTCCTCCCTCCAATGTAACTGATAACTACACCTTACATGACCATGACTAACTTCAGTAACCTACTCTAGCAAGGACTATCTCCAATGACGACTGCCTCAAGTGACCAAATCCGATGATCATCTTCGATGACCACCTATGTTATCACTTCGACGATCaattcatggtatttaatagTTTTTTTCATTAATAGAAATATTATGAGTGTATAGAAAATCAAACAAACTTCTgtataaaaacacttttgagaAAATGTAAGTAACCAcataaatgtttttattttaaatattttctttatagaAAGTATTTAAACGAAATGAATTTTCgaataacaatttttttctagtcaatcaaaacaagaaaaccgtgtatatatatgaaaa comes from the Benincasa hispida cultivar B227 chromosome 5, ASM972705v1, whole genome shotgun sequence genome and includes:
- the LOC120077639 gene encoding 60S ribosomal protein L37a; the encoded protein is MTKRTKKAGIVGKYGTRYGASLRKQIKKMEVSQHSKYFCEFCGKYAVKRKAVGIWGCKDCGKVKAGGAYTLNTASAVTVRSTIRRLREQTES
- the LOC120078000 gene encoding casein kinase II subunit beta-1-like isoform X1, which produces MHRDRPTLGGVGTGTGASKLDVTPIDRKRINDALDKQLERSSPSTSRTVINGKDNKPSAPQSLLMPKPLSDQRDSRSASLSKTNCSEESETDSEESDVSGSDGDDTSWISWFCNLRGNEFFCEVDDDYIQDDFNLCGLSSQVPYYDYALDLILDVESSNGDMFTEEQNELIESAAEMLYGLIHARYILTSKGMAAMLDKFKNYDFGRCPRVYCCGQPCLPVGQSDIPRAGTVKIYCPRCEDVYYPRSKFQGNIDGAYFGTTFPHLFLMTYGHHKPQKAIQSYVPRVFGFKIHKP
- the LOC120078000 gene encoding casein kinase II subunit beta-1-like isoform X2, with the translated sequence MHRDRPTLGGVGTGTGASKLDVTPIDRKRINDALDKQLERSSPSTSRTVINGKDNKPSAPQSLLMPKPLSDQRDSRSASLSKTNCSEESETDSEESDVSGSDGDDTSWISWFCNLRGNEFFCEVDDDYIQDDFNLCGLSSQVPYYDYALDLILDVESSNGDMFTEEQNELIESAAEMLYGLIHARYILTSKGMAAMLDKFKNYDFGRCPRVYCCGQPCLPVGQSDIPRAGTVKIYCPRCEDVYYPRSKFQDIDGAYFGTTFPHLFLMTYGHHKPQKAIQSYVPRVFGFKIHKP
- the LOC120078000 gene encoding casein kinase II subunit beta-1-like isoform X3 encodes the protein MHRDRPTLGGVGTGTGASKLDVTPIDRKRINDALDKQLERSSPSTSRTVINGKDNKPSAPQSLLMPKPLSDQRDSRSASLSKTNCSEESETDSEESDVSGSDGDDTSWISWFCNLRGNEFFCEVDDDYIQDDFNLCGLSSQVPYYDYALDLILDVESSNGDMFTEEQNELIESAAEMLYGLIHARYILTSKGMAAMLDKFKNYDFGRCPRVYCCGQPCLPVGQSDIPRAGTVKIYCPRCEDVYYPRSKFQGRRTREYPH